A genomic stretch from Edaphobacter aggregans includes:
- a CDS encoding glycosyltransferase family 2 protein, translating to MKISVLIPAYNCAKTLRSTLESVFAQTSPADEIIVLDDGSTDQTPELLRSYQLQIKFFRKPNGGVAETRNALVAAAKNEMIAFIDADDLWHPRYLETQRKLFNLHPNASAYFIAHTSFTGLGEYKWQDEYVKQELRAEYFEAAPFLKRFRTAPGHFVLSFACISATVLRAMGDEPFRERIAEDVYLCWMLPLYGPIVFASAPLLGAYRGTPGSLSSNRLKSAELEIKVLELLEGRFATADIGLEKEFEVAFHSKLRTHAKILMSAGRAEEAHAQLRRSLGRSINPVSLAKSFALLSLSYLPRPLQPKWPPVDRV from the coding sequence ATGAAAATCAGCGTCCTCATCCCGGCCTACAATTGCGCAAAAACGCTTCGCTCAACACTCGAATCAGTATTTGCGCAAACGTCGCCAGCTGATGAAATCATTGTGCTCGATGATGGCAGCACGGACCAAACGCCCGAGTTGCTACGCTCCTACCAGTTGCAGATAAAATTTTTTCGTAAGCCGAATGGAGGCGTCGCTGAGACACGCAATGCACTCGTAGCCGCGGCTAAGAATGAAATGATCGCCTTTATCGATGCAGATGACCTGTGGCATCCGCGATATTTGGAAACACAACGGAAGCTGTTCAATCTTCACCCGAACGCATCGGCTTACTTTATTGCTCATACGAGTTTCACCGGGCTGGGTGAGTATAAATGGCAGGATGAATACGTCAAACAAGAGTTGCGCGCCGAATACTTTGAAGCGGCTCCATTTTTGAAACGATTTCGTACCGCGCCGGGGCACTTTGTTCTTAGCTTTGCCTGCATTTCTGCGACCGTGCTGCGTGCGATGGGTGATGAACCGTTTCGCGAAAGAATTGCGGAAGATGTTTATCTGTGCTGGATGCTACCGCTGTATGGGCCGATTGTTTTCGCGTCAGCCCCACTTTTAGGCGCGTACCGAGGAACGCCCGGTTCGCTCTCTTCAAATCGACTGAAGTCTGCCGAGTTGGAGATCAAAGTTCTTGAGCTTCTGGAAGGACGCTTCGCTACGGCAGACATCGGACTGGAGAAGGAGTTTGAGGTGGCCTTTCATTCAAAATTGCGGACACATGCCAAGATCCTCATGAGCGCTGGTCGAGCCGAAGAAGCTCACGCACAGTTAAGGCGCTCCCTTGGCCGGTCCATCAATCCTGTTTCGTTGGCGAAATCATTTGCTCTGCTCTCCCTGAGCTATCTTCCCAGGCCGCTGCAGCCGAAATGGCCACCGGTCGATCGTGTGTAG
- a CDS encoding glycosyltransferase family 4 protein → MRAVALHDRIVSHRIEKMGEQIDIIHTWPLGALETLKTAARLGIPTLLERPNAHTGFAMDVVRKECDRLGIVLPPDQEHAYNAAKLHKEEKEYKLATRLLCPSDFVVKTFLDKGFAKVHLARHTYGFDEKVYYPDMKPRDPKRKLSVLFVGVCAVRKGVHYALEAWLQSPASKDGTFLIAGEFLPAYREKLEPMLSHSSVKVLGHRTDVPDLMRQSDILVLPTIEEGSALVTSEGRASGCVLLVSEAAGAIGRHMENALIHQVGDVPALAQHFTMLHEDRVLLERLRIASVAGVSEITWTAAGARLLDVYRETIATHKAAVSREISQSPDAFPQKPDIGPTVQMIGSPLHESQSVRSYSHI, encoded by the coding sequence ATGCGCGCTGTAGCGCTTCACGACCGGATTGTGTCGCATCGAATCGAAAAGATGGGGGAACAGATTGACATCATTCACACTTGGCCACTTGGAGCGCTTGAGACGCTCAAGACAGCGGCGCGGCTGGGGATCCCGACATTACTCGAGCGACCGAATGCACATACAGGTTTCGCTATGGACGTTGTGCGAAAGGAATGCGACCGACTAGGAATCGTACTGCCGCCGGATCAAGAACATGCGTACAATGCAGCAAAGCTGCACAAAGAAGAAAAGGAATACAAGCTAGCGACGCGGCTCCTGTGTCCATCTGATTTCGTAGTAAAGACGTTTCTCGACAAAGGGTTTGCGAAGGTACATCTTGCCCGGCATACCTACGGGTTCGACGAGAAAGTCTACTACCCTGACATGAAGCCGCGTGACCCCAAGCGAAAACTAAGCGTGCTGTTCGTCGGAGTCTGCGCGGTACGCAAGGGAGTGCACTATGCCCTTGAAGCATGGCTGCAGTCTCCTGCCTCAAAGGACGGAACATTCCTAATAGCTGGGGAGTTCTTGCCAGCCTACCGTGAAAAGCTCGAACCTATGCTGTCGCATTCAAGCGTAAAAGTTCTGGGCCATAGGACGGACGTGCCCGATTTAATGCGTCAAAGCGACATTCTGGTTCTGCCTACTATTGAAGAGGGAAGCGCACTCGTAACTTCCGAAGGCCGAGCTAGCGGGTGCGTCTTACTGGTATCGGAAGCTGCCGGCGCGATCGGTCGTCATATGGAAAATGCGCTCATCCACCAAGTCGGCGACGTTCCAGCGCTCGCTCAACACTTTACGATGTTGCACGAGGATCGCGTACTTTTGGAACGGCTCCGAATCGCCTCGGTGGCAGGTGTCTCCGAGATTACCTGGACGGCGGCCGGAGCGAGGCTCCTTGACGTATACCGCGAAACGATCGCGACCCACAAGGCAGCCGTCTCGAGAGAAATTTCTCAATCTCCGGATGCGTTTCCGCAAAAGCCTGATATTGGACCAACCGTACAAATGATAGGGAGCCCCCTTCATGAATCCCAAAGTGTCCGTAGTTATTCCCACATATAA
- a CDS encoding glycosyltransferase family 2 protein, with translation MNPKVSVVIPTYNRADKVRQSVESVLAQSFKDLEVVVVDDGSSDETGQTLNHDFGDRIRYYFQHNQGVSVARNKGIEEARGEWIAFLDSDDLWEQEKLEYQFKALDRFGAQCGACYTDVKFFNHSETRTMFQLAESNYRHEEEMGVNTDVLRLLVKPGGAGMVVCLSSFLARRDVIRKMGGFDTGLLYSQDSEFMFRLAMLTGFCYVNCPLVSFDRSPVEDRHVGVSSAWNELEFFLRDSQLRLEGLLRLTDNQPSAIRSLVRRQLGSVHSGWVNCYLETGQYTKARTAAYKAAQMNLTFNFAVKWLLTWISPRLALRTVRHRENKRASAFSV, from the coding sequence ATGAATCCCAAAGTGTCCGTAGTTATTCCCACATATAACCGGGCAGATAAGGTTCGGCAAAGCGTGGAGAGCGTCCTAGCGCAGAGCTTCAAGGATCTGGAAGTCGTCGTGGTGGATGACGGATCATCTGACGAGACTGGGCAAACCCTCAACCACGATTTTGGAGATCGTATCCGTTACTACTTCCAACATAATCAGGGAGTAAGTGTGGCACGGAACAAGGGAATTGAGGAAGCTAGAGGTGAATGGATTGCTTTTCTGGATTCCGACGATCTGTGGGAGCAGGAAAAGCTCGAATATCAATTCAAGGCCTTGGATCGATTTGGCGCCCAATGTGGTGCGTGTTACACGGACGTCAAATTCTTCAACCACTCAGAAACCCGCACCATGTTTCAACTCGCTGAAAGCAACTACCGTCACGAAGAAGAGATGGGCGTAAATACCGACGTGCTTAGACTGCTGGTGAAGCCCGGAGGCGCTGGGATGGTGGTCTGCTTGTCCTCGTTCCTTGCGCGAAGGGATGTAATAAGAAAGATGGGGGGATTCGACACTGGCTTGTTGTATAGCCAGGACAGTGAATTCATGTTCCGCCTGGCGATGCTCACTGGCTTTTGTTACGTCAACTGCCCGCTTGTCTCATTTGACCGATCGCCTGTAGAAGATCGCCACGTGGGTGTAAGCTCCGCTTGGAACGAACTGGAATTTTTCCTTCGAGATAGCCAGCTGAGGCTCGAGGGGTTGTTGCGCTTGACTGATAACCAACCGTCTGCGATCCGCAGTCTGGTCCGCCGACAGCTGGGCTCCGTTCATAGTGGATGGGTAAATTGCTATTTAGAAACCGGACAGTACACAAAGGCGCGTACAGCCGCTTACAAGGCGGCGCAGATGAATTTAACTTTCAACTTTGCAGTGAAATGGCTGCTCACATGGATAAGTCCCAGGCTCGCCCTTCGAACTGTACGCCACCGGGAAAACAAAAGAGCTTCAGCATTCAGCGTGTAA
- a CDS encoding class I SAM-dependent methyltransferase: protein MDKSQARPSNCTPPGKQKSFSIQRVKAVLEKPMDRSTPLAVSEQESGYGEGMVKDSNQELCPICGQAGPREWLRAPDRLHGRQEQYTLLRCLTCSLVWLSKPPKPAEMHRHYTDAYDRLISATGENSPGRWRDRNAVLTLHKQSGALLDLGCSSGAFLQSLGGKHWDLFGIEMSAESAKQAQEKSGASVFVGDILRAQFPPASFDVITCFDVFEHLYEPRRVMAKVAAWLKPDGIFYVLVPNVDAAEARIFGSYWHGLELPRHLFHYSQESLKFLAESSGLCQVSLETRRNPAVGTSLRYVWDDAFRFVGIHRTPTAYRGEASLPWRAARKIVRLTALRALLMMAPIVGGGESIHAIFQKKKVFSE from the coding sequence ATGGATAAGTCCCAGGCTCGCCCTTCGAACTGTACGCCACCGGGAAAACAAAAGAGCTTCAGCATTCAGCGTGTAAAAGCGGTGTTAGAAAAGCCCATGGACAGAAGCACACCGTTAGCGGTTTCGGAACAGGAATCAGGGTATGGCGAAGGCATGGTCAAGGATAGCAATCAGGAGCTGTGCCCTATTTGCGGACAGGCTGGCCCCCGCGAGTGGCTACGGGCACCAGATCGTCTGCATGGCCGACAAGAGCAATATACGCTTCTACGCTGCCTGACCTGTTCGCTCGTATGGCTCAGCAAACCGCCGAAACCAGCAGAAATGCACAGACATTACACCGACGCATATGACAGGCTGATTTCGGCTACCGGCGAGAATTCGCCGGGACGGTGGCGGGACCGCAACGCCGTGCTGACGCTACACAAGCAGTCAGGAGCGCTTCTCGATCTGGGATGCAGTTCGGGTGCGTTTTTGCAATCTCTCGGCGGGAAGCATTGGGATCTCTTCGGCATCGAGATGTCTGCAGAATCGGCGAAACAAGCGCAGGAAAAAAGCGGCGCAAGTGTATTCGTAGGAGACATTCTCCGCGCCCAATTTCCTCCAGCATCATTTGACGTGATTACGTGCTTCGATGTTTTCGAGCATTTGTATGAGCCGCGTCGGGTGATGGCAAAAGTGGCAGCTTGGTTGAAGCCGGATGGAATTTTTTATGTTCTGGTGCCCAATGTGGACGCTGCCGAGGCCCGTATATTTGGAAGTTATTGGCATGGACTCGAACTGCCGCGTCACCTGTTCCATTACTCACAAGAGTCTCTCAAATTCCTCGCCGAGTCATCCGGGTTGTGCCAGGTGTCGCTTGAGACGCGGCGCAATCCAGCTGTGGGGACCAGCCTGCGTTATGTCTGGGATGATGCTTTTCGTTTTGTAGGCATCCACCGAACCCCCACTGCCTACCGAGGTGAGGCGAGCCTACCATGGAGAGCAGCGCGGAAAATAGTGCGCTTAACCGCTCTTCGAGCGCTTCTGATGATGGCCCCCATCGTGGGAGGAGGCGAATCCATCCATGCCATCTTCCAAAAAAAGAAGGTTTTTAGTGAGTGA
- a CDS encoding oligosaccharide flippase family protein, with product MRGGAWLGMGSIAEQAVRFARNMLLARILAPGAFGTMAIVISSASLVDMLTDVGVRAAIIQNPRGSETAYLNASWWIGLGRSIFSYSIIFAMAPWIAHFYDRPELSGLLRVALLSVLFNGAMSPRSALAQREMKLGRWAAITNGGGICGVILTVALSFYMRNVWALAIGYSGENAFRLLLSYVLCPGLPLRHFDRNSARELLMFSRGIFGLAPLNLIISRADIFVLGRLYPLAALGLYTMAVALVTTPSIFCTNMLGQTLMPALSTIQEDAHRLNRVLLEVTSWLLLIGMPAAVFIFLSAPSLLRLAYGARYIAAAGPLSVASVVVFLTVLNSVPTIVLFAKGYPALHRHSVVVSAVAMLVVVYPACRILGPVGGQVAALLATSFGYLIQLILLRSVTGLNLFRYGAALVLPTLGSVAMLIIVLGGRRLGLVVRPSTDIAFCAASCLIPFALCAAVRLRSSNRAHILYASKATESAAAR from the coding sequence ATGCGCGGCGGCGCTTGGCTGGGGATGGGAAGCATTGCGGAGCAAGCTGTGAGGTTTGCTCGCAATATGCTCCTGGCGCGAATTCTGGCGCCAGGAGCCTTCGGAACTATGGCGATTGTCATTTCTTCTGCATCACTGGTGGATATGCTCACTGATGTCGGCGTAAGGGCGGCTATCATACAAAATCCTCGGGGAAGCGAGACGGCTTACTTGAATGCATCGTGGTGGATAGGGCTCGGCCGTTCGATCTTTTCTTACTCGATCATCTTCGCAATGGCTCCTTGGATCGCCCACTTCTATGATCGTCCAGAATTGTCTGGGTTGCTCCGTGTCGCATTGTTGAGCGTGCTCTTCAATGGCGCCATGAGCCCTCGTTCCGCCCTAGCCCAAAGGGAGATGAAATTGGGACGGTGGGCCGCAATTACAAATGGAGGCGGCATCTGTGGCGTAATCCTTACGGTCGCTCTCAGCTTCTATATGCGTAATGTGTGGGCTCTGGCGATTGGCTATTCTGGCGAGAACGCTTTCCGTCTTCTCTTGTCCTATGTCCTATGTCCTGGCTTGCCCTTACGGCACTTCGATCGGAACTCTGCTCGAGAACTCCTGATGTTCTCGCGGGGAATATTCGGTTTAGCCCCTCTAAACTTAATTATTTCGCGCGCGGATATTTTTGTTCTGGGAAGGTTATATCCTTTGGCCGCCCTCGGACTATATACGATGGCGGTCGCATTGGTCACCACGCCTTCAATCTTCTGTACAAATATGCTTGGGCAGACTCTTATGCCCGCTCTATCCACCATTCAGGAGGACGCACATCGCCTCAACCGAGTCCTTTTGGAGGTGACTTCGTGGCTTCTGCTGATAGGAATGCCGGCCGCAGTCTTCATATTCTTATCTGCACCATCCCTCCTTAGACTTGCGTATGGTGCACGCTACATTGCAGCCGCCGGGCCGTTATCCGTTGCATCCGTAGTGGTGTTCTTGACTGTGCTAAATTCTGTGCCGACTATTGTGTTGTTCGCCAAGGGCTATCCAGCATTACATCGTCATTCGGTCGTTGTCAGCGCTGTTGCAATGCTGGTCGTTGTCTATCCGGCCTGCAGAATTCTGGGACCAGTGGGAGGTCAAGTCGCCGCGCTGCTTGCAACCTCGTTTGGATATCTTATTCAGCTGATCCTTCTGCGTTCGGTAACCGGCCTGAACCTGTTTCGGTATGGAGCCGCACTTGTACTGCCAACCCTCGGATCTGTGGCAATGTTGATTATTGTGCTTGGCGGTCGACGTCTTGGCTTGGTGGTTAGGCCTAGCACCGATATAGCTTTTTGTGCCGCAAGTTGTCTCATCCCTTTTGCACTGTGCGCTGCAGTTCGTCTGCGCTCTTCAAATAGAGCCCATATCTTGTACGCTTCTAAAGCGACGGAATCGGCAGCGGCACGATAG
- a CDS encoding acyltransferase, translating into MRTIYPFASAGRKLSVHYPCALRRPTAKYVSLGNSVIIGKDSTLYIVQDDVNELKLVIGDNCVIGARSTLSARNHIHIGQDVIMSTSVLIQDHHHTHESTDLPIRDQGITSGGRIRIEQGCWIGQGAAILCNEGEIVIGRNSVIGVNSVVGRSLPPYSVVVGNPGIIVKRSNPIKACVGGENTTMITRSLDDTRKEYQNEALLESRT; encoded by the coding sequence ATGCGTACGATTTATCCGTTTGCATCCGCAGGACGTAAGCTATCTGTGCACTATCCCTGCGCATTACGGAGACCAACTGCGAAATATGTTAGTTTGGGAAACTCCGTGATCATTGGAAAAGATTCCACCCTTTATATTGTCCAAGATGACGTGAATGAGTTGAAATTAGTAATTGGTGACAACTGTGTCATAGGGGCCCGAAGCACCCTCTCGGCCAGAAACCACATTCACATTGGACAGGATGTCATCATGTCAACGTCGGTGCTTATCCAGGATCATCACCACACGCACGAAAGCACCGACCTCCCAATCCGCGATCAGGGTATCACATCCGGTGGACGAATTCGAATTGAGCAAGGATGTTGGATCGGTCAGGGCGCCGCAATCCTTTGCAATGAGGGCGAAATAGTGATTGGCCGGAACAGTGTGATTGGGGTGAACTCTGTAGTAGGCAGAAGTCTTCCTCCGTATTCTGTGGTGGTTGGTAACCCAGGCATAATCGTTAAACGGTCCAATCCGATAAAAGCCTGCGTCGGCGGCGAAAATACTACGATGATTACTCGGTCTCTGGACGATACACGGAAGGAGTATCAAAACGAAGCCTTGCTGGAGTCGCGCACCTGA
- a CDS encoding ANL family adenylate-forming protein has protein sequence MTMQQGKWASLWNALSAAGDLSGRFVFGAEASIALSDLLAGSALYGRGDELGGRSVLVTTTNQFTTASALIELDGIARRMVLCPPDLPVEHLPYVIESANVDAIVSDRTILGLDIHRPLCFCPCTRKIVPENCSRSAQYQTEWILLTSGTTGLPKLVVHTLSSLSGAIKAGSGSAEPTVWSTFYDIRRYGGLQIFLRAFLTGTSLVLSSAEESTADFLARAGSHGVTHISGTPCQWRRALMSPSANLIQPKYIRLSGEIADQAILNHLRSFYPQARIAHAFASTEAGVAFEVNDGIAGFPASAIEDTPDVEMKVEDRSLWIRSNRTASRYLGDQPPILKNADGFVDTRDLIELRDDRYYFVGRQDGAINVGGLKVYPEEVEAVINRHPEVQMSLVRTKRNPITGALVVADVVLTEQQSASRDMRALQGDILLLCRETLSSHKVPVAINFIPALAVTESGKLVRRNA, from the coding sequence ATGACAATGCAGCAAGGTAAATGGGCATCGCTTTGGAACGCGCTTAGCGCCGCGGGAGATTTGTCTGGCCGCTTTGTATTTGGCGCGGAAGCAAGTATCGCTTTGAGCGACCTACTTGCCGGGTCTGCTCTTTATGGTAGAGGTGATGAACTGGGTGGTCGATCCGTTCTTGTTACGACAACGAACCAGTTCACCACGGCCTCGGCACTCATAGAACTGGACGGCATCGCGCGCCGTATGGTTCTTTGTCCACCAGATTTACCGGTTGAACATCTACCGTACGTCATCGAATCGGCAAATGTCGATGCAATCGTATCCGACCGTACGATACTTGGATTGGATATTCACCGCCCCCTATGCTTCTGTCCGTGCACTCGGAAGATTGTGCCCGAAAATTGTAGTCGGAGCGCACAATACCAAACGGAATGGATTCTTCTCACCTCTGGTACGACTGGGCTACCGAAACTTGTTGTCCACACATTATCTAGCTTGTCCGGCGCCATTAAGGCCGGCAGTGGTTCAGCAGAACCGACCGTTTGGAGCACGTTCTACGACATTCGCCGTTACGGCGGTCTCCAGATATTCCTTCGCGCTTTCCTTACTGGGACGTCCTTAGTTCTTTCGAGTGCGGAGGAGTCAACGGCAGATTTTCTTGCTCGAGCCGGCTCGCACGGAGTCACCCACATTTCCGGAACACCATGCCAGTGGCGCCGGGCGTTGATGAGTCCGTCAGCTAATCTTATCCAGCCCAAATATATTCGTTTGTCAGGAGAGATCGCGGATCAGGCAATCCTCAACCATCTGCGATCCTTTTATCCGCAAGCTCGAATCGCGCACGCTTTCGCCTCAACAGAGGCCGGCGTGGCGTTTGAGGTGAACGATGGTATCGCGGGCTTTCCTGCAAGTGCGATAGAGGACACCCCCGATGTCGAAATGAAAGTTGAGGATCGTTCGTTGTGGATACGTTCAAATCGCACTGCAAGCCGCTATCTTGGCGACCAACCTCCTATCTTGAAAAACGCGGATGGATTTGTAGACACCCGCGACCTGATTGAATTGCGAGATGATAGATACTACTTCGTCGGTCGGCAGGATGGAGCGATTAACGTCGGAGGTTTGAAAGTGTACCCCGAAGAAGTGGAGGCGGTTATCAATCGTCATCCAGAGGTTCAGATGTCGTTAGTACGGACGAAAAGGAATCCGATTACGGGTGCGCTCGTCGTCGCCGACGTAGTTCTGACGGAACAACAATCTGCCAGTCGTGATATGCGTGCACTCCAGGGTGACATCCTACTGCTCTGCCGCGAAACTCTTTCTTCCCATAAAGTTCCGGTCGCAATTAACTTTATTCCCGCGTTGGCGGTCACTGAATCTGGGAAACTCGTGCGCCGCAATGCGTAA
- a CDS encoding SDR family NAD(P)-dependent oxidoreductase yields MRNVIVTGGSRGLGLGIARKLTETGYRVIAVARKQNDELAVAMQEAEKANPGSFHFAPFDLAEIEGIPDLIKTLRKDFGPIYGLVNNAGLSFDGTLALMPVSQIEQLLRVNTLSPIVFTKYMVRSMMADGGGRIVNMASITAFTGYSGLSVYGATKASIIGFSRSIAREVGRMGVNVNSVAPGFIETDMTQGIKDEQRQQIERRSALKRLADIDDVANAVEFLLSDRAKNITGTVLTVDAGNTA; encoded by the coding sequence ATGCGTAATGTAATTGTGACAGGCGGAAGCCGAGGGTTGGGTCTGGGTATTGCCCGTAAATTGACGGAAACTGGATATCGTGTCATTGCAGTTGCGCGCAAACAAAATGATGAACTCGCGGTGGCAATGCAGGAAGCCGAAAAAGCGAATCCCGGATCGTTTCACTTCGCGCCCTTTGATCTCGCCGAGATCGAAGGCATTCCTGATTTGATCAAGACCTTGCGGAAAGACTTCGGTCCGATCTATGGACTGGTTAATAACGCCGGTTTGAGTTTTGATGGAACTCTTGCCCTTATGCCTGTGTCCCAGATTGAACAACTTCTGCGTGTAAATACGCTGTCGCCAATTGTGTTCACCAAATATATGGTGCGCTCGATGATGGCTGATGGAGGCGGTCGCATCGTCAATATGGCGTCTATCACCGCCTTCACAGGCTATAGTGGCCTCTCGGTGTACGGGGCAACAAAGGCATCGATCATTGGTTTTTCCCGATCTATAGCGCGAGAGGTCGGACGCATGGGAGTAAATGTGAATTCGGTCGCTCCTGGCTTCATCGAGACCGACATGACTCAGGGCATCAAAGACGAGCAGCGTCAGCAGATTGAGCGCCGCAGCGCCCTGAAACGCCTTGCGGACATCGATGATGTGGCAAATGCCGTCGAATTTCTTCTCAGCGATCGAGCGAAGAACATTACAGGAACGGTACTTACCGTCGATGCGGGTAATACGGCATGA
- a CDS encoding long-chain-acyl-CoA synthetase: MTEVQTNAPVNANGSAAKAWLRALELTAPIARNPNRVMSTVMEDLAARSSDAPALLSDRECLTYRELAERSNRYARWALKQGLAKGEVVCLLMTNRPEYFVIWLGITSVGGVVALLNTNLVGSSLAHCINIVSPKHLIVDGEFVDALTTALPSLSVSPEIWAHGVECASYQRIDLDIEYISGDTLSREERRPLTIEDRALYIFTSGTTGLPKAANISHARVLQWSHWFAGMMGAQQTDRMYNCLPMYHSIGGVLVPGAALVGGGSVVIREKFSASQFWADVIRWDCTMFQYIGELCRYLLHAAPSSNERSHRIRMACGNGLASEVWEDFKERFQIPQILEFYASTEGGVSLFNVQGKPGAIGHIPTYLAHRFSPPLVVFDVEKGKPVRNDEGFCIRCAPNEIGEAIGKVVNDLSNIGGRFEGYTDKRASNEKILRDVFELGDAWVRTGDLMRKDEKGFFYFVDRIGDTFRWKGENVATSEVSEAICTFPGVKHANVYGVAIPGTEGRGGMAALVTEHEMDLPAFRRHLMSRLPAYARPLFLRIRDDIEVTGTFKYSKTDLVRQGYDPVAITDVVYFDSPESEAFVQLDKVLYDRIQDGQIRL, encoded by the coding sequence ATGACAGAGGTTCAAACAAATGCTCCAGTCAATGCGAATGGCTCTGCTGCCAAGGCCTGGTTGCGTGCGCTGGAACTGACCGCGCCGATCGCTCGTAACCCTAATCGCGTTATGTCCACGGTGATGGAGGACCTGGCTGCGCGCTCGAGCGATGCGCCTGCTTTGCTATCCGACCGAGAGTGTCTGACATATCGAGAGCTTGCCGAACGTTCAAACCGATATGCCCGCTGGGCACTTAAGCAGGGTCTTGCTAAAGGCGAGGTCGTCTGCCTGTTGATGACGAATCGACCGGAATATTTTGTCATTTGGCTTGGTATAACAAGTGTCGGCGGTGTGGTTGCGCTGCTCAACACCAATCTTGTTGGTTCTTCGCTGGCACATTGCATCAATATAGTTTCGCCTAAACATCTGATTGTAGATGGAGAGTTCGTCGATGCGCTGACTACTGCGTTGCCGAGTCTCAGCGTGTCACCCGAGATCTGGGCACACGGCGTCGAATGCGCCTCATACCAGCGTATCGATCTCGACATCGAGTACATATCGGGTGACACGTTGAGTCGGGAAGAGCGAAGGCCGTTAACCATCGAAGATCGGGCACTTTACATCTTTACCTCTGGTACAACTGGACTACCTAAGGCTGCCAACATCAGCCATGCACGCGTCTTGCAATGGAGCCATTGGTTTGCCGGAATGATGGGAGCTCAGCAAACAGATCGGATGTACAACTGCTTGCCGATGTATCACAGCATTGGTGGTGTGCTGGTACCTGGTGCCGCTCTCGTTGGTGGCGGTTCCGTGGTCATTCGCGAAAAGTTTTCGGCTAGCCAGTTCTGGGCCGATGTCATTCGTTGGGACTGCACGATGTTTCAATACATCGGCGAGCTTTGCCGTTACTTATTACACGCTGCACCGTCCTCAAATGAGAGAAGCCATCGAATCAGAATGGCTTGCGGCAATGGGTTGGCATCCGAAGTGTGGGAAGACTTTAAGGAACGGTTTCAAATCCCCCAAATCCTCGAATTCTACGCATCCACAGAAGGTGGCGTTTCTTTATTCAATGTTCAAGGAAAGCCCGGTGCGATCGGACATATTCCGACGTACCTAGCGCATCGATTTTCGCCACCGCTGGTAGTGTTCGACGTCGAGAAAGGCAAGCCGGTCCGAAATGACGAGGGATTCTGTATTCGCTGTGCTCCCAACGAAATCGGCGAGGCGATCGGTAAGGTTGTGAACGATCTATCGAACATAGGCGGTCGGTTTGAGGGTTACACTGACAAGCGAGCATCGAACGAAAAAATCCTTCGTGATGTTTTTGAGCTGGGAGATGCCTGGGTTCGCACCGGCGACCTTATGCGGAAAGACGAGAAGGGCTTTTTTTATTTTGTCGATCGTATAGGCGATACGTTTCGATGGAAGGGCGAGAACGTTGCGACCTCTGAAGTCTCAGAAGCGATTTGTACATTTCCAGGAGTCAAACACGCTAATGTCTACGGGGTGGCCATTCCAGGGACCGAAGGTCGCGGTGGCATGGCAGCGCTCGTTACCGAACATGAGATGGATCTACCGGCGTTTCGGAGGCATCTGATGAGCCGTCTTCCAGCCTACGCGCGTCCTTTGTTTCTGCGAATTCGAGATGATATTGAAGTAACTGGAACTTTCAAATATTCGAAAACTGATCTAGTACGTCAAGGATATGATCCTGTTGCTATCACAGATGTCGTCTATTTTGACAGTCCCGAGTCGGAGGCGTTTGTTCAGCTCGACAAAGTATTGTACGACCGTATCCAAGACGGCCAGATCCGTTTATAA